The following are encoded together in the Equus quagga isolate Etosha38 chromosome 1, UCLA_HA_Equagga_1.0, whole genome shotgun sequence genome:
- the LOC124236436 gene encoding cyclic AMP-dependent transcription factor ATF-7 isoform X3, with product MSTNGRSSLPCGVPPLLSPSSRLLPLGGRRGQRPEVWGELGRFTNEDHLAVHKHKHEMTLKFGPARTDSVIIADQTPTPTRFLKNCEEVGLFNELASSFEHEFKKASDEEEKKAAAGPLDMSLPSTPDIKIKEEEPVEVDSSPPDSPASSPCSPPLKDKEVAPKPVVISTPTPTIVRPGSLPLHLGYDPLHPTLPSPTSVITQAPPSNRQLGSPTGSLPLVMHLANGQTMPVLPGPPVQMPSVISLARPVSIVPNIPGIPGPPVNSSGSISPSGHPMPSEAKMRLKATLTHQVSSINGGCGMVVGTASTMVTARPEQSQILIQHPDAPSPAQPQVSPAQPTPSTGGRRRRTVDEDPDERRQRFLERNRAAASRCRQKRKLWVSSLEKKAEELTSQNIQLSNEVTLLRNEVAQLKQLLLAHKDCPVTALQKKTQGYLEPVLNKPHLLKRKERKHDFFILCHPGPNRNSP from the exons AGATTTACAAATGAGGACCACCTGGCAGTTCATAAACACAAGCATGAGATGACATTGAAATTTGGCCCAGCCCGAACTGACTCAGTCATCATTGCAG ATCAAACTCCTACTCCGACTAGGTTCCTGAAGAACTGTGAGGAGGTGGGGCTCTTCAATGAACTAGCCAGCTCCTTCGAACATGAATTCAAGAAAGCTtcagatgaggaagaaaaaaag GCTGCTGCTGGGCCCCTTGACATGTCTCTGCCTTCTACTCCCGACATCAAAATCAAAGAAGAGGAGCCGGTGGAGGTAGACTCATCGCCACCTGacagccctgcctccagcccctgctccccgCCACTCAAGGACAAG GAGGTTGCCCCGAAGCCTGTTGTGATTTCTACGCCCACGCCTACCATCGTTCGCCCTGGCTCCCTGCCTCTCCACTTGGGCTATGATCCACTTCACCCAACCCTTCCCTCCCCAACCTCCGTCATCACACAGGCTCCACCATCCAACAGGCAACTGGG GTCTCCCACTGGCTCCCTCCCTCTCGTCATGCATCTTGCTAATGGACAGACCATGCCTGTGCTGCCAGGGCCTCCGGTACAGATGCCTTCTGTTATATCG CTGGCCAGACCTGTGTCTATAGTACCCAACATTCCTGGTATCCCTGGCCCACCAGTTAACAGCAGTGGTTCTATTTCTCCCTCTGGCCACCCTATGCCATCAGAAGCCAAGATG AGACTAAAAGCCACCCTAACCCACCAAGTCTCCTCAATCAACGGTGGTTGTGGGATGGTGGTGGGCACAGCCAGCACCATGGTGACGGCCCGTCCTGAGCAGAGCCAGATTCTCATCCAACACCCTGACGCCCCGTCCCCTGCCCAGCCACAG GTCTCACCAGCCCAGCCCACTCCTAGTACCGGAGGGCGCCGGCGACGCACGGTGGATGAAGATCCGGATGAGCGGCGGCAGCGCTTTCTGGAGCGCAACCGGGCTGCAGCCTCACGTTGCCGTCAAAAGCGGAAGCTATGGGTGTCCTCCctggagaagaaggcagaggagcTCACTTCCCAGAACATTCAGCTGAGT aaTGAAGTCACATTACTACGCAATGAGGTGGCTCAGTTGAAACAGCTACTGTTAGCTCATAAAGACTGCCCAGTCACTGCACTACAGAAGAAGACCCAAGGCTATTTAG AGCCGGTGCTGAACAAGCCACACCtgctgaagagaaaggagagaaaacatgattttttcATCCTCTGCCACCCAGGACCCAACAGGAACAGCCCCTGA
- the LOC124236436 gene encoding cyclic AMP-dependent transcription factor ATF-7 isoform X5, producing the protein MNSRKLQMRKKKKAAAGPLDMSLPSTPDIKIKEEEPVEVDSSPPDSPASSPCSPPLKDKEVAPKPVVISTPTPTIVRPGSLPLHLGYDPLHPTLPSPTSVITQAPPSNRQLGSPTGSLPLVMHLANGQTMPVLPGPPVQMPSVISLARPVSIVPNIPGIPGPPVNSSGSISPSGHPMPSEAKMRLKATLTHQVSSINGGCGMVVGTASTMVTARPEQSQILIQHPDAPSPAQPQVSPAQPTPSTGGRRRRTVDEDPDERRQRFLERNRAAASRCRQKRKLWVSSLEKKAEELTSQNIQLSNEVTLLRNEVAQLKQLLLAHKDCPVTALQKKTQGYLESPKESSEPTGSPAPVIQHSSATAPSNGLSVRSAAEAVATSVLTQMASQRTELSMPIQSHVIMTPQSQSAGR; encoded by the exons ATGAATTCAAGAAAGCTtcagatgaggaagaaaaaaa AGGCTGCTGCTGGGCCCCTTGACATGTCTCTGCCTTCTACTCCCGACATCAAAATCAAAGAAGAGGAGCCGGTGGAGGTAGACTCATCGCCACCTGacagccctgcctccagcccctgctccccgCCACTCAAGGACAAG GAGGTTGCCCCGAAGCCTGTTGTGATTTCTACGCCCACGCCTACCATCGTTCGCCCTGGCTCCCTGCCTCTCCACTTGGGCTATGATCCACTTCACCCAACCCTTCCCTCCCCAACCTCCGTCATCACACAGGCTCCACCATCCAACAGGCAACTGGG GTCTCCCACTGGCTCCCTCCCTCTCGTCATGCATCTTGCTAATGGACAGACCATGCCTGTGCTGCCAGGGCCTCCGGTACAGATGCCTTCTGTTATATCG CTGGCCAGACCTGTGTCTATAGTACCCAACATTCCTGGTATCCCTGGCCCACCAGTTAACAGCAGTGGTTCTATTTCTCCCTCTGGCCACCCTATGCCATCAGAAGCCAAGATG AGACTAAAAGCCACCCTAACCCACCAAGTCTCCTCAATCAACGGTGGTTGTGGGATGGTGGTGGGCACAGCCAGCACCATGGTGACGGCCCGTCCTGAGCAGAGCCAGATTCTCATCCAACACCCTGACGCCCCGTCCCCTGCCCAGCCACAG GTCTCACCAGCCCAGCCCACTCCTAGTACCGGAGGGCGCCGGCGACGCACGGTGGATGAAGATCCGGATGAGCGGCGGCAGCGCTTTCTGGAGCGCAACCGGGCTGCAGCCTCACGTTGCCGTCAAAAGCGGAAGCTATGGGTGTCCTCCctggagaagaaggcagaggagcTCACTTCCCAGAACATTCAGCTGAGT aaTGAAGTCACATTACTACGCAATGAGGTGGCTCAGTTGAAACAGCTACTGTTAGCTCATAAAGACTGCCCAGTCACTGCACTACAGAAGAAGACCCAAGGCTATTTAG AAAGCCCCAAGGAAAGCTCAGAGCCAACGGGTTCTCCAGCCCCTGTGATTCAGCACAGCTCAGCAACAGCCCCTAGCAATGGCCTCAGCGTTCGCTCTGCAGCTGAAGCTGTGGCCACCTCGGTCCTCACTCAGATGGCCAGCCAAAGGACAGAACTGAGCATGCCGATACAGTCGCATGTGATCATGACCCCACAGTCCCAGTCTGCGGGCAGATGA
- the LOC124236436 gene encoding cyclic AMP-dependent transcription factor ATF-7 isoform X1, with protein sequence MSTNGRSSLPCGVPPLLSPSSRLLPLGGRRGQRPEVWGELGRFTNEDHLAVHKHKHEMTLKFGPARTDSVIIADQTPTPTRFLKNCEEVGLFNELASSFEHEFKKASDEEEKKAAAGPLDMSLPSTPDIKIKEEEPVEVDSSPPDSPASSPCSPPLKDKEVAPKPVVISTPTPTIVRPGSLPLHLGYDPLHPTLPSPTSVITQAPPSNRQLGSPTGSLPLVMHLANGQTMPVLPGPPVQMPSVISLARPVSIVPNIPGIPGPPVNSSGSISPSGHPMPSEAKMRLKATLTHQVSSINGGCGMVVGTASTMVTARPEQSQILIQHPDAPSPAQPQVSPAQPTPSTGGRRRRTVDEDPDERRQRFLERNRAAASRCRQKRKLWVSSLEKKAEELTSQNIQLSNEVTLLRNEVAQLKQLLLAHKDCPVTALQKKTQGYLESPKESSEPTGSPAPVIQHSSATAPSNGLSVRSAAEAVATSVLTQMASQRTELSMPIQSHVIMTPQSQSAGR encoded by the exons AGATTTACAAATGAGGACCACCTGGCAGTTCATAAACACAAGCATGAGATGACATTGAAATTTGGCCCAGCCCGAACTGACTCAGTCATCATTGCAG ATCAAACTCCTACTCCGACTAGGTTCCTGAAGAACTGTGAGGAGGTGGGGCTCTTCAATGAACTAGCCAGCTCCTTCGAACATGAATTCAAGAAAGCTtcagatgaggaagaaaaaaag GCTGCTGCTGGGCCCCTTGACATGTCTCTGCCTTCTACTCCCGACATCAAAATCAAAGAAGAGGAGCCGGTGGAGGTAGACTCATCGCCACCTGacagccctgcctccagcccctgctccccgCCACTCAAGGACAAG GAGGTTGCCCCGAAGCCTGTTGTGATTTCTACGCCCACGCCTACCATCGTTCGCCCTGGCTCCCTGCCTCTCCACTTGGGCTATGATCCACTTCACCCAACCCTTCCCTCCCCAACCTCCGTCATCACACAGGCTCCACCATCCAACAGGCAACTGGG GTCTCCCACTGGCTCCCTCCCTCTCGTCATGCATCTTGCTAATGGACAGACCATGCCTGTGCTGCCAGGGCCTCCGGTACAGATGCCTTCTGTTATATCG CTGGCCAGACCTGTGTCTATAGTACCCAACATTCCTGGTATCCCTGGCCCACCAGTTAACAGCAGTGGTTCTATTTCTCCCTCTGGCCACCCTATGCCATCAGAAGCCAAGATG AGACTAAAAGCCACCCTAACCCACCAAGTCTCCTCAATCAACGGTGGTTGTGGGATGGTGGTGGGCACAGCCAGCACCATGGTGACGGCCCGTCCTGAGCAGAGCCAGATTCTCATCCAACACCCTGACGCCCCGTCCCCTGCCCAGCCACAG GTCTCACCAGCCCAGCCCACTCCTAGTACCGGAGGGCGCCGGCGACGCACGGTGGATGAAGATCCGGATGAGCGGCGGCAGCGCTTTCTGGAGCGCAACCGGGCTGCAGCCTCACGTTGCCGTCAAAAGCGGAAGCTATGGGTGTCCTCCctggagaagaaggcagaggagcTCACTTCCCAGAACATTCAGCTGAGT aaTGAAGTCACATTACTACGCAATGAGGTGGCTCAGTTGAAACAGCTACTGTTAGCTCATAAAGACTGCCCAGTCACTGCACTACAGAAGAAGACCCAAGGCTATTTAG AAAGCCCCAAGGAAAGCTCAGAGCCAACGGGTTCTCCAGCCCCTGTGATTCAGCACAGCTCAGCAACAGCCCCTAGCAATGGCCTCAGCGTTCGCTCTGCAGCTGAAGCTGTGGCCACCTCGGTCCTCACTCAGATGGCCAGCCAAAGGACAGAACTGAGCATGCCGATACAGTCGCATGTGATCATGACCCCACAGTCCCAGTCTGCGGGCAGATGA
- the LOC124236436 gene encoding cyclic AMP-dependent transcription factor ATF-7 isoform X2 — MGDDRPFVCNAPGCGQRFTNEDHLAVHKHKHEMTLKFGPARTDSVIIADQTPTPTRFLKNCEEVGLFNELASSFEHEFKKASDEEEKKAAAGPLDMSLPSTPDIKIKEEEPVEVDSSPPDSPASSPCSPPLKDKEVAPKPVVISTPTPTIVRPGSLPLHLGYDPLHPTLPSPTSVITQAPPSNRQLGSPTGSLPLVMHLANGQTMPVLPGPPVQMPSVISLARPVSIVPNIPGIPGPPVNSSGSISPSGHPMPSEAKMRLKATLTHQVSSINGGCGMVVGTASTMVTARPEQSQILIQHPDAPSPAQPQVSPAQPTPSTGGRRRRTVDEDPDERRQRFLERNRAAASRCRQKRKLWVSSLEKKAEELTSQNIQLSNEVTLLRNEVAQLKQLLLAHKDCPVTALQKKTQGYLESPKESSEPTGSPAPVIQHSSATAPSNGLSVRSAAEAVATSVLTQMASQRTELSMPIQSHVIMTPQSQSAGR; from the exons AGATTTACAAATGAGGACCACCTGGCAGTTCATAAACACAAGCATGAGATGACATTGAAATTTGGCCCAGCCCGAACTGACTCAGTCATCATTGCAG ATCAAACTCCTACTCCGACTAGGTTCCTGAAGAACTGTGAGGAGGTGGGGCTCTTCAATGAACTAGCCAGCTCCTTCGAACATGAATTCAAGAAAGCTtcagatgaggaagaaaaaaag GCTGCTGCTGGGCCCCTTGACATGTCTCTGCCTTCTACTCCCGACATCAAAATCAAAGAAGAGGAGCCGGTGGAGGTAGACTCATCGCCACCTGacagccctgcctccagcccctgctccccgCCACTCAAGGACAAG GAGGTTGCCCCGAAGCCTGTTGTGATTTCTACGCCCACGCCTACCATCGTTCGCCCTGGCTCCCTGCCTCTCCACTTGGGCTATGATCCACTTCACCCAACCCTTCCCTCCCCAACCTCCGTCATCACACAGGCTCCACCATCCAACAGGCAACTGGG GTCTCCCACTGGCTCCCTCCCTCTCGTCATGCATCTTGCTAATGGACAGACCATGCCTGTGCTGCCAGGGCCTCCGGTACAGATGCCTTCTGTTATATCG CTGGCCAGACCTGTGTCTATAGTACCCAACATTCCTGGTATCCCTGGCCCACCAGTTAACAGCAGTGGTTCTATTTCTCCCTCTGGCCACCCTATGCCATCAGAAGCCAAGATG AGACTAAAAGCCACCCTAACCCACCAAGTCTCCTCAATCAACGGTGGTTGTGGGATGGTGGTGGGCACAGCCAGCACCATGGTGACGGCCCGTCCTGAGCAGAGCCAGATTCTCATCCAACACCCTGACGCCCCGTCCCCTGCCCAGCCACAG GTCTCACCAGCCCAGCCCACTCCTAGTACCGGAGGGCGCCGGCGACGCACGGTGGATGAAGATCCGGATGAGCGGCGGCAGCGCTTTCTGGAGCGCAACCGGGCTGCAGCCTCACGTTGCCGTCAAAAGCGGAAGCTATGGGTGTCCTCCctggagaagaaggcagaggagcTCACTTCCCAGAACATTCAGCTGAGT aaTGAAGTCACATTACTACGCAATGAGGTGGCTCAGTTGAAACAGCTACTGTTAGCTCATAAAGACTGCCCAGTCACTGCACTACAGAAGAAGACCCAAGGCTATTTAG AAAGCCCCAAGGAAAGCTCAGAGCCAACGGGTTCTCCAGCCCCTGTGATTCAGCACAGCTCAGCAACAGCCCCTAGCAATGGCCTCAGCGTTCGCTCTGCAGCTGAAGCTGTGGCCACCTCGGTCCTCACTCAGATGGCCAGCCAAAGGACAGAACTGAGCATGCCGATACAGTCGCATGTGATCATGACCCCACAGTCCCAGTCTGCGGGCAGATGA
- the LOC124236436 gene encoding cyclic AMP-dependent transcription factor ATF-7 isoform X4 encodes MTLKFGPARTDSVIIADQTPTPTRFLKNCEEVGLFNELASSFEHEFKKASDEEEKKAAAGPLDMSLPSTPDIKIKEEEPVEVDSSPPDSPASSPCSPPLKDKEVAPKPVVISTPTPTIVRPGSLPLHLGYDPLHPTLPSPTSVITQAPPSNRQLGSPTGSLPLVMHLANGQTMPVLPGPPVQMPSVISLARPVSIVPNIPGIPGPPVNSSGSISPSGHPMPSEAKMRLKATLTHQVSSINGGCGMVVGTASTMVTARPEQSQILIQHPDAPSPAQPQVSPAQPTPSTGGRRRRTVDEDPDERRQRFLERNRAAASRCRQKRKLWVSSLEKKAEELTSQNIQLSNEVTLLRNEVAQLKQLLLAHKDCPVTALQKKTQGYLESPKESSEPTGSPAPVIQHSSATAPSNGLSVRSAAEAVATSVLTQMASQRTELSMPIQSHVIMTPQSQSAGR; translated from the exons ATGACATTGAAATTTGGCCCAGCCCGAACTGACTCAGTCATCATTGCAG ATCAAACTCCTACTCCGACTAGGTTCCTGAAGAACTGTGAGGAGGTGGGGCTCTTCAATGAACTAGCCAGCTCCTTCGAACATGAATTCAAGAAAGCTtcagatgaggaagaaaaaaag GCTGCTGCTGGGCCCCTTGACATGTCTCTGCCTTCTACTCCCGACATCAAAATCAAAGAAGAGGAGCCGGTGGAGGTAGACTCATCGCCACCTGacagccctgcctccagcccctgctccccgCCACTCAAGGACAAG GAGGTTGCCCCGAAGCCTGTTGTGATTTCTACGCCCACGCCTACCATCGTTCGCCCTGGCTCCCTGCCTCTCCACTTGGGCTATGATCCACTTCACCCAACCCTTCCCTCCCCAACCTCCGTCATCACACAGGCTCCACCATCCAACAGGCAACTGGG GTCTCCCACTGGCTCCCTCCCTCTCGTCATGCATCTTGCTAATGGACAGACCATGCCTGTGCTGCCAGGGCCTCCGGTACAGATGCCTTCTGTTATATCG CTGGCCAGACCTGTGTCTATAGTACCCAACATTCCTGGTATCCCTGGCCCACCAGTTAACAGCAGTGGTTCTATTTCTCCCTCTGGCCACCCTATGCCATCAGAAGCCAAGATG AGACTAAAAGCCACCCTAACCCACCAAGTCTCCTCAATCAACGGTGGTTGTGGGATGGTGGTGGGCACAGCCAGCACCATGGTGACGGCCCGTCCTGAGCAGAGCCAGATTCTCATCCAACACCCTGACGCCCCGTCCCCTGCCCAGCCACAG GTCTCACCAGCCCAGCCCACTCCTAGTACCGGAGGGCGCCGGCGACGCACGGTGGATGAAGATCCGGATGAGCGGCGGCAGCGCTTTCTGGAGCGCAACCGGGCTGCAGCCTCACGTTGCCGTCAAAAGCGGAAGCTATGGGTGTCCTCCctggagaagaaggcagaggagcTCACTTCCCAGAACATTCAGCTGAGT aaTGAAGTCACATTACTACGCAATGAGGTGGCTCAGTTGAAACAGCTACTGTTAGCTCATAAAGACTGCCCAGTCACTGCACTACAGAAGAAGACCCAAGGCTATTTAG AAAGCCCCAAGGAAAGCTCAGAGCCAACGGGTTCTCCAGCCCCTGTGATTCAGCACAGCTCAGCAACAGCCCCTAGCAATGGCCTCAGCGTTCGCTCTGCAGCTGAAGCTGTGGCCACCTCGGTCCTCACTCAGATGGCCAGCCAAAGGACAGAACTGAGCATGCCGATACAGTCGCATGTGATCATGACCCCACAGTCCCAGTCTGCGGGCAGATGA
- the NPFF gene encoding pro-FMRFamide-related neuropeptide FF, translating into MDSRRAAVLLVVLLLITDWGHTEGPGGQNEGDQMFEEEDTEPHPPQDAQTPGPLPRSLLQAMQRPDWTPAFLFQPQRFGRNTWGSWSTKRLSPRAGEGLNSLFWSLAAPQRFGKKRHVLP; encoded by the exons ATGGATTCCAGGCGGGCAGCAGTGTTGCTGGTGGTGCTGCTGTTGATAACAGACTGGGGCCACACTGAAGGACCAGGGGGCCAGAATGAAGGAGACCAGATGTTCGAG GAGGAAGACACCGAACCCCACCCACCGCAGGATGCCCAGACCCCTGGGCCACTCCCGCGCTCCCTGCTCCAGGCCATGCAGAGACCAGACTGGACCCCAGCCTTCCTGTTTCAGCCCCAGAG GTTTGGCAGAAACACCTGGGGCTCCTGGAGTACCAAACGGCTGAGTCCTcgagctggggaggggctgaaCTCCCTGTTCTGGAGCCTGGCTGCCCCTCAACGCTTTGGGAAGAAACGACATGTCCTTCCTTGA